Proteins found in one Acidobacteriota bacterium genomic segment:
- a CDS encoding M4 family metallopeptidase, protein MRRFWVVLVALLALAMLGGQMLAADKGQDKQFTQEQKELFARLPEVNQITLDQRGVPDFIIGRLGTLRSFAEADAVEFMRSMYPAFGAAGNEDLRAKSGLRDDLGQVHLKFQQYLHGLPVVGAEMILHADESTGEVRAVNGSFYPNTDDSLPSHAQIRYNEALDIALEQTGIIGGEIMERPRLTYVMDEGKVYLAWTTRVLYNDLETGAPRMDRIFADAVTGDLTARHGIIKEALNRKVYTANHGTSTPGTLVISEGGSSSDVDVQTCYNHVGTTYNYYKARFNRDSINNSGMTLIATVHYSNSYVNAYWDGSQFVFGDGDNSQASSLARDLDVVAHEYTHGVTDYTANLTYSNESGALNEAMSDIFAVSTEAYSDGAVSANTWKVGEDCWTPATSGDALRYMNNPTADGQSYDYYPERYTGTSDYGGVHLNSGIGNLAYYLLCQGGTHPRSKTTVQVTGIGMSKAEQIVYRALTTYMTASTNFAAARTAYASAATDLYGASSNEVTQSNNAWAAVGVGSGTTPPATVVTLTNGQTVSNLSVSAGAYLNYKITVPSGQTSLVIKTTGGTGDADLYAKIGSSPTSSSYTWNSAGSSAAETITVSNPTAGDYYISIYGYSAASGFSLNATYTGGTTPPSVITLTNGQTVSGISVAKGAYANYKIAVPASQTSLVVKTTGGTADADLYVKIGSSPTTSSYTWSGTGSTSVETITISNPTAGDYYISIYGYAASSSISLNATYTAGTTPPAGNTETESNGTTGTANTLTTGAACTGKISSSSDIDYFKISVATGKTVAVNLVVPSGKDYDVKVYNSSNTQVASGTNGAGTAENVSFSNSTGSTQTYYIKVYGYNGAYSTTLNYTVKATW, encoded by the coding sequence ATGCGTCGTTTTTGGGTTGTGTTGGTTGCGTTGCTCGCGCTGGCTATGCTTGGGGGGCAGATGCTGGCGGCCGACAAGGGACAGGACAAGCAGTTCACGCAGGAACAGAAAGAGCTGTTTGCCCGCCTGCCCGAAGTGAACCAGATCACGTTGGACCAGCGGGGCGTGCCGGACTTCATCATCGGCCGCCTGGGGACGCTGCGCTCCTTCGCCGAGGCGGACGCGGTCGAATTCATGCGTTCCATGTACCCGGCGTTCGGCGCGGCCGGCAACGAGGACCTGCGGGCCAAGAGCGGCCTCCGGGACGACCTCGGCCAGGTCCACCTGAAGTTCCAGCAGTATCTGCACGGGCTGCCCGTCGTCGGGGCCGAAATGATTCTCCACGCCGATGAAAGCACCGGCGAGGTGAGGGCCGTCAACGGGTCGTTCTACCCCAACACCGACGATTCCCTTCCGTCCCACGCCCAGATCCGCTACAACGAGGCGCTGGACATCGCCCTCGAGCAGACCGGCATCATCGGCGGCGAGATCATGGAGCGGCCCCGCCTGACCTACGTCATGGACGAGGGCAAGGTCTACCTGGCCTGGACCACCCGCGTGCTCTACAACGACCTCGAGACCGGCGCCCCGCGCATGGATCGAATCTTCGCCGACGCCGTCACCGGTGACCTTACCGCCCGGCACGGCATCATCAAGGAAGCCCTGAACCGCAAGGTCTACACCGCCAACCACGGCACCTCCACTCCGGGAACCCTCGTGATCTCCGAGGGCGGCTCTTCCTCCGATGTCGATGTGCAGACCTGCTACAATCATGTGGGAACCACCTACAACTACTACAAGGCCCGGTTCAACCGCGATTCCATCAACAACTCCGGCATGACCCTGATCGCCACCGTTCACTACAGCAACAGCTACGTGAACGCTTACTGGGACGGCTCCCAGTTCGTCTTCGGCGACGGCGACAACTCCCAGGCCAGCTCCCTGGCCCGCGACCTCGACGTGGTGGCCCACGAGTACACCCACGGCGTGACCGATTACACCGCCAACCTGACCTACTCCAACGAGTCCGGCGCCCTGAACGAGGCGATGTCCGACATTTTCGCCGTCAGCACGGAAGCCTACTCCGACGGCGCCGTCAGCGCCAACACCTGGAAGGTGGGCGAGGACTGCTGGACGCCCGCCACCTCCGGCGACGCCCTGCGCTACATGAACAACCCCACGGCCGACGGCCAGTCGTATGACTACTATCCCGAACGTTACACCGGAACCTCCGACTACGGCGGCGTGCATCTCAACTCCGGCATCGGCAACCTGGCCTACTACCTTCTCTGCCAGGGCGGCACGCACCCCCGCAGCAAGACCACCGTCCAGGTGACCGGCATCGGCATGTCCAAGGCCGAACAGATCGTCTACCGTGCCCTGACCACCTACATGACGGCCTCCACCAACTTCGCCGCGGCCCGGACCGCCTATGCTTCCGCCGCCACCGACCTTTACGGCGCCTCTTCCAACGAAGTCACCCAGTCCAACAACGCCTGGGCCGCCGTGGGCGTGGGCAGCGGCACCACCCCGCCGGCCACCGTGGTCACCCTGACCAACGGCCAGACGGTGTCCAACCTCAGCGTCTCCGCGGGCGCGTACCTGAACTACAAGATCACGGTGCCTTCCGGCCAGACCTCCCTGGTGATCAAGACCACGGGCGGCACGGGCGACGCCGACCTCTACGCCAAGATCGGGTCCTCCCCGACCTCTTCCAGCTACACCTGGAACAGCGCGGGCAGCTCCGCCGCCGAAACCATCACCGTCAGCAACCCCACGGCCGGCGACTACTACATCAGCATCTACGGCTACTCCGCCGCCTCCGGTTTCTCCCTGAACGCCACCTACACCGGCGGCACCACGCCCCCGTCCGTCATCACGCTGACCAACGGCCAGACCGTCAGCGGCATCAGCGTGGCCAAGGGCGCCTACGCCAACTACAAGATCGCGGTCCCTGCCAGCCAGACTTCCTTGGTGGTCAAGACCACGGGCGGCACCGCCGACGCCGACCTCTACGTCAAGATCGGCTCCTCCCCCACCACCTCCAGCTACACCTGGAGCGGCACCGGCTCCACCTCCGTCGAGACCATCACCATCAGCAACCCGACGGCCGGTGACTACTACATCAGCATCTACGGCTACGCCGCGTCTTCCAGCATCTCCCTCAACGCCACCTACACCGCCGGGACCACGCCGCCTGCCGGCAACACCGAGACCGAGTCCAACGGCACCACCGGCACCGCCAACACCCTGACCACCGGCGCCGCCTGCACCGGGAAGATCTCGTCCAGCTCCGACATCGACTACTTCAAGATCAGCGTCGCGACCGGGAAGACGGTGGCCGTCAACCTGGTGGTCCCCTCCGGCAAGGACTACGACGTGAAGGTCTACAACTCCTCCAACACCCAGGTGGCCAGCGGCACCAACGGCGCCGGCACGGCCGAGAACGTCTCCTTCTCCAACAGCACCGGCTCCACCCAGACCTACTACATCAAGGTCTACGGCTACAACGGAGCCTACTCCACCACCTTGAACTACACCGTCAAGGCAACCTGGTAG
- a CDS encoding DNA polymerase I: MSDSTVYILDTLSQVFRAYYAIQGDFTAPDGTPVKAVFGFVHMLRKLMETRKPAYFVAAADPGGPTLRHRKAAAYKANRKPVPEDLKAQVPLVFDVLGAFGIPVLVVEGFEADDVIARLVREARANGREAVVLSSDKDLFQLVGDGVTVADTRADVTYGPEEVKAKFGVPPERITDYLALTGDASDNIPGAPGIGPKTAVALLEQFGSLDACLDRLEEVKSERIRGILRENRQRVLDSRELATLMPDLPLDWGWADLRPFRPDWERVHHLALHYGFRSLLGWIAAQRSAGAPAEPDVPPPPPPPSGGAEGVPGRAPLPPPGGLLDGIPPEDGLGVGPAPRGVDAGPPPRGLSVKPLPGSVDIIPQPRGAMTDIRSALESGTPLAVSLTGPGVFCFHPEGSGRACLAEGLDADAMVAAVLGGKGPLRVCGLKAVCRRDPRWEGVVDRVEDVSLMHYLVFPHVEDHTLPRIALDVAGLELPPDPPEGEAGGLLAAADDTPENAARRAAALHPCARALSGRLAALGLDDLYRGLELPLVPILARMERAGVLLDLPWLRTLSGRMASRLAEHERNIHGLAGEVFNVNSPVQLGYILFDKLGIHPPGRLKRTKKTGRYATGAEVLEQLAPLHPLPAAILEHRRLAKLKSTYVDVLPRLADPRTGRVHTTFRQDVASTGRLSSANPNLQNIPIRTEEGREIRKAFVAPEGSVLLCADYSQVELRIVAHLSGDAGLAEAFRRDEDIHTSTAKAVFGSRYAESPKEFRRRAKAINYGILYGQSEFGLSGGLAISRGEAKEIIEAYFRTFPGVKRWVQDNLERARTEGAVRTLFGRVRPMPELESSNGMVRQAGERVATNAPVQGTAADIMKRAMLRLDRALADGGFQSRPLLQVHDELVLECPVGELPVMRGILRSAMEGAAELAVPLVADVSEGHSWFDAKA, from the coding sequence ATGAGCGACAGCACCGTCTACATCCTCGACACCCTGAGCCAGGTGTTCCGCGCCTACTACGCCATCCAGGGCGACTTCACGGCGCCGGACGGGACCCCCGTCAAGGCGGTCTTCGGCTTTGTCCACATGCTCCGGAAGCTGATGGAAACCCGCAAGCCCGCCTACTTCGTCGCGGCGGCCGACCCCGGCGGCCCGACCCTCCGGCACCGGAAGGCGGCCGCCTACAAGGCCAACCGGAAACCGGTCCCCGAGGACCTCAAGGCCCAGGTCCCCCTGGTGTTCGACGTGCTGGGGGCTTTCGGTATCCCGGTGCTGGTCGTGGAGGGCTTCGAGGCCGACGACGTCATCGCCCGGCTGGTCCGGGAGGCCCGGGCGAACGGGCGGGAGGCGGTGGTGCTCTCCTCCGACAAGGACCTCTTCCAGTTGGTGGGGGACGGGGTCACCGTGGCCGACACCCGGGCCGATGTCACCTACGGCCCGGAGGAGGTAAAGGCAAAGTTCGGCGTGCCCCCCGAGCGGATCACCGATTACCTCGCCCTCACCGGCGACGCCTCGGACAACATCCCGGGGGCGCCCGGCATCGGGCCCAAAACCGCGGTGGCCCTTCTCGAGCAGTTCGGCTCCCTGGACGCCTGCCTCGACCGGCTGGAGGAGGTCAAGTCCGAGCGGATCCGGGGGATCCTCCGGGAGAACCGGCAGCGGGTCCTCGACTCCCGGGAACTGGCCACCCTGATGCCGGACCTGCCCCTCGACTGGGGCTGGGCCGACCTGCGACCGTTCCGCCCCGACTGGGAACGGGTGCACCATTTGGCGCTGCACTACGGTTTCCGTTCGCTCCTGGGCTGGATCGCCGCCCAGCGTAGCGCGGGAGCCCCCGCCGAACCCGACGTTCCTCCGCCCCCCCCGCCCCCGTCGGGAGGGGCGGAAGGCGTCCCGGGCCGTGCGCCCCTCCCTCCCCCGGGAGGGCTCCTGGACGGGATCCCCCCCGAGGACGGCCTCGGTGTCGGGCCCGCACCCCGAGGGGTTGACGCGGGTCCGCCCCCCCGGGGCCTCTCCGTCAAACCGCTCCCCGGGAGCGTGGACATCATCCCCCAGCCCCGGGGCGCGATGACCGACATCCGGTCCGCCTTGGAGAGCGGGACCCCGCTCGCCGTTTCACTGACGGGCCCCGGCGTCTTCTGCTTTCACCCCGAGGGATCCGGCCGAGCCTGCCTGGCCGAGGGGCTGGACGCCGACGCGATGGTCGCCGCCGTCCTGGGGGGGAAGGGCCCCCTCCGGGTCTGCGGTCTCAAGGCCGTCTGCCGCCGCGACCCCCGGTGGGAGGGCGTCGTGGACCGGGTGGAGGACGTCTCGCTGATGCACTACCTCGTCTTCCCCCACGTGGAGGACCACACCCTCCCCCGCATCGCCCTGGACGTCGCCGGCCTCGAACTCCCCCCCGACCCGCCGGAGGGCGAGGCGGGCGGCCTCCTCGCCGCCGCCGACGACACCCCGGAGAACGCGGCCCGCCGCGCCGCCGCCCTCCACCCCTGCGCCCGGGCCCTTTCCGGCCGGCTCGCCGCCCTCGGCCTCGACGACCTCTACCGGGGGCTCGAGCTGCCCCTGGTCCCCATCCTCGCGCGAATGGAGCGGGCGGGGGTCCTCCTCGACCTCCCCTGGCTGCGGACGCTCTCCGGGCGCATGGCGTCCCGCCTGGCGGAACACGAGCGGAACATCCACGGGCTGGCGGGGGAGGTCTTCAACGTCAACTCGCCCGTCCAGCTCGGCTACATCCTCTTCGACAAGCTGGGGATTCACCCGCCGGGCCGGCTGAAACGGACGAAGAAGACGGGCCGCTACGCCACCGGGGCGGAGGTGCTGGAACAGCTGGCGCCCCTCCACCCCCTCCCGGCGGCGATCCTGGAGCACCGCCGGCTGGCCAAGCTCAAGAGCACCTACGTGGACGTGCTTCCCCGGCTCGCGGACCCGCGGACCGGGCGGGTCCACACCACCTTCCGGCAGGACGTGGCCTCCACGGGCCGCCTCTCCAGCGCCAACCCGAACCTGCAGAACATCCCCATCCGGACCGAGGAGGGCCGGGAGATCCGCAAGGCTTTCGTGGCCCCCGAGGGGTCGGTGCTGCTCTGCGCCGACTACTCCCAGGTGGAACTCCGCATCGTCGCCCACCTCAGCGGCGACGCGGGGCTCGCGGAGGCCTTCCGCCGCGACGAGGACATCCACACCAGCACGGCGAAGGCCGTCTTCGGAAGCCGTTACGCGGAGTCGCCGAAGGAGTTCCGCCGCCGGGCGAAAGCAATAAACTACGGGATCCTCTACGGGCAATCGGAATTCGGGCTTTCCGGCGGGCTCGCCATCTCCCGGGGCGAGGCGAAGGAGATCATCGAGGCCTACTTCCGGACCTTCCCCGGCGTGAAACGCTGGGTTCAGGACAACCTGGAGAGGGCCCGAACGGAGGGCGCCGTCCGGACGCTGTTCGGCCGGGTCCGCCCCATGCCGGAGCTGGAGTCGTCCAACGGGATGGTCCGTCAGGCGGGGGAGCGCGTCGCCACCAACGCCCCGGTCCAGGGCACCGCGGCCGACATCATGAAACGGGCCATGCTCCGCCTCGACCGGGCGCTCGCCGACGGCGGTTTCCAGTCCCGCCCCCTCCTCCAGGTCCACGACGAACTGGTGCTGGAATGCCCGGTGGGAGAGCTTCCCGTAATGAGAGGCATTCTCAGATCCGCCATGGAAGGGGCCGCGGAGCTTGCCGTTCCTCTCGTGGCCGATGTTTCCGAGGGTCACAGCTGGTTCGACGCGAAGGCCTGA